In a genomic window of Candidatus Hadarchaeales archaeon:
- a CDS encoding DUF447 family protein, translating into MVSPQALGLREAPGEVILSTLNPDSSPHAATVGVRLKGEEVEMLLFHPSTSLSNLKREGEGVLNVTDDVNLLVRLALRELLSPPKLEFLPSPPGKVPRLKGMRGYANLRVKRIEEEEVEDELGPSRTSRVTCLVERVEVLSQYVKPFLRSEFLLLEAAVIASRILVAKERGLKVRRMMEELRRMVEECLRLSPSSQEAKTAEELLGAVEKRMIG; encoded by the coding sequence ATGGTTTCACCCCAAGCACTTGGTCTAAGGGAGGCTCCGGGGGAAGTAATCCTTTCCACCCTCAATCCTGACTCCTCACCCCATGCTGCCACCGTGGGGGTTAGACTCAAGGGCGAGGAAGTGGAAATGTTACTCTTCCATCCCTCCACTTCCCTCTCCAACCTCAAGAGGGAGGGAGAAGGGGTACTGAACGTGACGGACGACGTGAACTTGCTCGTGAGATTGGCCCTCAGGGAACTTCTCTCCCCACCCAAACTCGAGTTCCTCCCCTCCCCTCCGGGCAAGGTTCCCAGGCTGAAGGGGATGAGAGGATATGCGAACCTGAGGGTGAAAAGGATAGAGGAAGAGGAGGTGGAGGACGAGCTGGGACCCTCAAGGACCTCAAGGGTGACCTGCCTCGTGGAAAGGGTGGAGGTACTCTCACAGTACGTGAAACCCTTCTTGAGGTCCGAGTTCCTCCTGTTGGAAGCCGCGGTGATAGCCAGCAGAATCCTGGTCGCGAAGGAAAGGGGTTTGAAGGTGAGGAGGATGATGGAGGAGCTGAGGAGGATGGTGGAGGAATGTCTCCGCCTTTCCCCCTCCTCCCAGGAGGCCAAAACGGCTGAAGAGCTTCTGGGGGCTGTTGAAAAGAGGATGATCGGATGA
- a CDS encoding SCP2 sterol-binding domain-containing protein, whose protein sequence is MGEDLKKIVEEAFQLPLDELRGNLPTLLNGIKEFGVSKLMELVPDLIPRLASRLKEVNVTQFIKDDPETSAKFMDILWEGISLLAEKNPDVKEALERVGEVSVNLEAIDSPMRGHFRISGGKLSGGSGLLEKADLTVKGYTQVMIELFLGERDPTEAFFKQLIRTDGSIPLAMKVSSAMMEVSQLLKG, encoded by the coding sequence GTGGGGGAGGATTTAAAGAAAATCGTTGAAGAAGCCTTCCAACTTCCTTTAGACGAGCTGAGGGGGAACCTCCCCACCCTTCTCAACGGCATAAAGGAATTTGGAGTTTCCAAACTCATGGAGCTGGTCCCAGATCTCATACCGAGGTTGGCAAGTAGGCTCAAGGAAGTAAACGTGACCCAGTTCATTAAAGATGATCCCGAAACCTCTGCTAAGTTCATGGATATCCTTTGGGAGGGAATTAGTTTGCTCGCCGAAAAGAATCCGGATGTGAAGGAGGCCCTAGAGAGGGTGGGAGAGGTGTCCGTGAACTTGGAAGCGATAGATAGTCCCATGAGGGGTCATTTCAGGATAAGCGGGGGTAAGCTTTCTGGCGGATCCGGATTGTTAGAAAAAGCCGATCTCACGGTAAAAGGCTACACCCAAGTCATGATAGAATTGTTTTTGGGAGAAAGGGATCCAACGGAGGCCTTTTTCAAACAGCTCATAAGAACGGATGGAAGTATACCTTTGGCCATGAAAGTCTCCTCAGCCATGATGGAGGTCTCCCAGCTCCTCAAGGGTTAA
- a CDS encoding tetrahydromethanopterin S-methyltransferase subunit A: protein MVGVRIREEKCTGCARCVEVCPAGVFGLEEGRGRKVAKVVRGEECCACRACELKCPEGAIEVEGYQLLKVDPPPDYPPEEGRYLRGNDYSPVAVCAILDTYDFRIPPELLRLVEVGVEAGAALAGTLQTENIGIEKLVANVVANPNIRYLVLCWRESQGHLPAHSLLQLVEKGVANDKRRTILGSRAPAPYLPNLPLRSIERFRKQITIVNLISEEEPRRGMDPENVKKAVWACLQEKPVEFMGYTLWDPGAWPEPPICEKLSMRVREPWRPELTEEEADTLERIRRAAERIGRSRRSE from the coding sequence ATGGTGGGGGTAAGGATAAGGGAGGAGAAGTGCACAGGGTGTGCAAGGTGTGTAGAGGTCTGCCCCGCCGGGGTCTTCGGGCTCGAGGAGGGGAGGGGAAGGAAGGTCGCGAAGGTGGTGAGGGGGGAGGAGTGCTGTGCCTGTAGGGCATGCGAGCTGAAGTGCCCAGAGGGGGCCATCGAGGTGGAGGGATACCAGCTCCTGAAGGTGGATCCTCCCCCCGACTATCCTCCCGAGGAAGGGAGATACCTCAGGGGCAACGACTATTCCCCGGTCGCGGTCTGTGCCATCTTGGACACCTACGACTTCAGGATACCGCCAGAACTCCTGAGGCTCGTGGAGGTGGGCGTGGAAGCGGGTGCTGCCCTGGCGGGAACCCTCCAGACCGAGAACATAGGGATAGAAAAGCTGGTGGCCAACGTGGTGGCAAACCCCAACATACGCTACCTGGTGCTGTGCTGGAGGGAGTCACAGGGTCACCTGCCTGCCCACTCCCTCCTACAGCTGGTGGAGAAAGGCGTGGCCAACGACAAGCGCAGGACCATCCTGGGGTCTAGAGCCCCGGCCCCCTACCTTCCCAACCTCCCCCTCCGCTCCATCGAGAGATTCAGGAAGCAAATCACCATTGTGAACCTCATCTCGGAGGAAGAACCTAGGAGGGGAATGGATCCTGAAAACGTGAAGAAGGCCGTTTGGGCCTGCCTTCAGGAGAAGCCCGTGGAGTTCATGGGGTACACCCTCTGGGATCCTGGGGCCTGGCCCGAACCACCCATCTGCGAGAAGCTCTCCATGAGAGTGAGGGAGCCCTGGAGGCCTGAGCTCACCGAGGAGGAAGCCGATACCTTGGAGCGCATCAGGAGGGCGGCGGAGAGGATTGGGAGGTCTCGTCGCTCTGAGTAG
- a CDS encoding triphosphoribosyl-dephospho-CoA synthase produces MLTLEDLARMAQLSSALEVCGHPKPGNVHRTSDFPDATFEQFVASTIAIGPAMLLAARRGFSVGKGELRKEEVGLGGIMEEAMRETRKWQKDGNTNLGTILLLTPLTAAAGWVLAEEGRIGGESLRRRLSELLKATTPEDAVGLYRTVLLAEPAGLGKLEDLDVNDPRSQEELRRRGISAYEVMRICSGWDDVAREWVTDYSITFEFGYPTLVRIYRQTNHINTTTVQTFLELLAFRPDTFVARIKGRKKAEEASQKARRVLEEGGMLTERGRRMVKELDEEFKGEDINPGTTADLTASSWMLALLLEGIRP; encoded by the coding sequence ATGCTCACCCTCGAGGATCTGGCCAGGATGGCCCAGCTCTCCTCCGCCCTCGAGGTGTGCGGTCATCCCAAGCCCGGAAACGTGCACCGCACCTCAGACTTTCCGGATGCCACCTTCGAGCAGTTCGTGGCCAGCACCATCGCGATAGGCCCCGCCATGCTCCTCGCCGCCCGCAGGGGCTTCTCGGTGGGGAAGGGGGAACTGCGGAAGGAGGAGGTGGGACTGGGGGGGATCATGGAGGAAGCCATGAGGGAAACTAGGAAATGGCAAAAAGATGGAAACACCAACCTGGGAACGATCCTCCTCCTCACCCCCCTCACTGCCGCCGCCGGCTGGGTGTTAGCAGAGGAGGGTAGGATAGGGGGGGAATCCCTTCGCCGGCGCCTCTCCGAGCTCCTCAAAGCCACTACCCCGGAGGATGCCGTGGGGCTTTACCGTACCGTCCTCCTCGCCGAGCCCGCCGGGCTGGGGAAGCTTGAGGACCTCGATGTAAACGATCCACGTTCTCAAGAAGAGCTGAGGAGGAGGGGGATCTCAGCTTACGAAGTCATGAGGATCTGCTCAGGATGGGATGACGTGGCGAGGGAGTGGGTAACCGATTATTCCATAACCTTCGAGTTCGGTTATCCCACCCTCGTCAGGATCTATCGACAGACGAACCACATCAACACCACCACCGTCCAAACCTTCCTCGAACTCCTGGCCTTCCGTCCCGATACCTTCGTGGCCAGAATCAAGGGAAGGAAGAAAGCGGAGGAAGCTTCACAGAAGGCCAGAAGGGTGCTGGAGGAAGGAGGAATGCTGACGGAGAGGGGAAGGAGGATGGTGAAGGAACTGGATGAAGAGTTCAAAGGAGAAGACATAAACCCGGGAACCACCGCCGACCTCACCGCTTCCTCCTGGATGCTGGCCCTCCTCCTAGAAGGGATAAGACCCTAA
- a CDS encoding aldehyde ferredoxin oxidoreductase N-terminal domain-containing protein has translation MGHFGYVGSILKVDLSTGEIRRRDLPQDLVKGFLGGLGINLKLYREEAKPLSDPLSPANPLVLGAGPLVGTEVPGATKLVATTKSPIFSRGGKHFVDGAVCGGRLGVQLKRAGYDHVVIVGKAEEPVYLNLENGRAELLDASALWGKDTYETTEWLLREHPGAGLAVIGRAGERRVRHAMAIVDRVATLGRFGVGAVMGSKHLKAVVARGEGRIAVAKEEELSELVKKWREDIEKNPLLPQWRVLGIAAGWPAHSPLVREGVWEYSKWNELYGPETWLKFKGGRNSSCWGCPMGCRVDFHIREGRHAGLSTFTGSYMLPARVGQRLELEDPRDAVALLDLCNREGMCYFTTSQLVNWVTRLSKTGKLKEKLERNFETYRRLFKEIAEREGFGGLLSDGWYPASEKLGADPDEFEEGTGLFRGVDAIQDARFTRLHPQAFSHLTSPRPHHGGTQSLYTVPMVDPQVLREVDAKEMGLSEGELDRIFGGPMKFNPARYARYAEDRMVIYNSLGTCIVHALWGFLGIKYLNLNLAAELYSLVTGFEVGVEELRKKGERIFTFWKMLNAEEGLRKEDYKCSKIWLIPRKTPEGEVLLRDYYGEVVLSEKDMENLLKDYYEERGWDGATGLPTPQKLRELGLEGEGFRLPAL, from the coding sequence GTGGGTCATTTCGGTTACGTTGGTTCTATACTGAAAGTGGATCTAAGCACGGGCGAGATCCGGAGAAGGGATCTTCCCCAGGATTTGGTAAAGGGTTTTCTTGGAGGGTTGGGAATAAACTTGAAGCTTTATAGGGAGGAGGCCAAACCCCTCTCCGATCCCCTTTCTCCCGCCAACCCCTTAGTTTTGGGGGCAGGCCCCTTGGTTGGAACGGAAGTTCCTGGAGCCACCAAGTTGGTGGCCACCACCAAATCACCCATTTTCTCGAGAGGGGGGAAGCACTTCGTGGATGGAGCCGTTTGTGGAGGTAGACTGGGAGTACAGCTCAAGAGAGCTGGTTACGACCATGTGGTAATAGTAGGGAAGGCGGAGGAGCCCGTGTATCTGAATTTGGAGAATGGAAGGGCGGAACTCCTCGATGCTTCAGCCCTTTGGGGGAAGGATACCTACGAGACTACGGAATGGCTCCTTCGTGAGCATCCGGGGGCAGGGTTAGCGGTGATAGGGAGGGCGGGCGAGAGAAGGGTGAGACATGCGATGGCCATCGTGGACAGGGTGGCAACACTGGGAAGATTCGGGGTGGGGGCAGTGATGGGTTCCAAGCATCTGAAGGCCGTGGTGGCCAGGGGTGAGGGAAGAATAGCGGTGGCAAAGGAAGAGGAGCTCTCGGAGTTGGTCAAGAAGTGGAGGGAGGACATAGAGAAGAATCCCCTTCTTCCCCAGTGGAGGGTGTTGGGGATAGCAGCTGGATGGCCCGCCCACTCTCCCCTCGTCAGGGAGGGTGTGTGGGAATACTCCAAGTGGAACGAGCTCTATGGTCCGGAGACTTGGTTGAAGTTCAAAGGGGGAAGGAACTCTTCGTGCTGGGGCTGTCCGATGGGATGTAGGGTGGACTTCCACATCAGGGAAGGAAGACATGCCGGACTTTCCACCTTTACGGGATCCTACATGTTGCCTGCGAGAGTGGGTCAGAGGTTGGAGTTGGAGGATCCGAGGGATGCGGTAGCCCTCTTGGACCTGTGTAACAGGGAGGGAATGTGTTATTTTACCACCAGCCAATTGGTGAATTGGGTTACCAGACTCTCCAAGACGGGAAAGCTCAAAGAAAAGTTGGAAAGGAACTTCGAAACTTATCGGCGCCTTTTCAAGGAGATAGCGGAAAGGGAAGGTTTTGGAGGGTTGCTTTCGGATGGATGGTATCCGGCTTCCGAGAAGCTGGGAGCTGACCCGGATGAATTCGAGGAGGGAACGGGCCTCTTCAGGGGTGTTGACGCCATTCAGGATGCCAGGTTCACCAGACTCCATCCTCAGGCCTTCTCCCACCTCACTTCTCCTCGACCCCATCACGGGGGAACCCAGTCCCTCTACACCGTTCCAATGGTGGATCCCCAAGTGCTGAGGGAAGTGGACGCCAAGGAAATGGGGCTTTCCGAAGGGGAGTTGGATAGGATTTTTGGGGGACCCATGAAGTTCAATCCCGCGAGATATGCGAGATATGCGGAGGACAGGATGGTGATCTACAACAGCTTGGGTACTTGCATCGTTCATGCCCTCTGGGGCTTTTTGGGTATTAAATATCTCAACTTGAACTTGGCAGCGGAACTCTACTCCCTCGTTACAGGTTTTGAGGTGGGAGTGGAAGAGTTGAGGAAGAAAGGGGAGAGGATCTTTACCTTCTGGAAAATGCTGAACGCGGAGGAGGGACTGCGCAAGGAAGATTACAAGTGCTCTAAGATATGGCTCATACCTCGAAAGACACCGGAGGGAGAAGTCCTCCTGAGGGATTATTATGGGGAGGTAGTCCTATCGGAAAAAGACATGGAGAACTTGTTGAAGGATTACTACGAAGAGAGGGGCTGGGATGGGGCCACGGGCCTACCTACTCCCCAGAAGCTCAGAGAATTGGGGTTGGAGGGTGAAGGCTTTAGACTTCCTGCCCTTTAA
- a CDS encoding AAA family ATPase produces the protein MNTIRELILENFMSHSYSRIPLKPGLNLICGPNGAGKSSILLGLSVALGQTYTERSRKLSDLIQRGKDLARVSVVFDNSPTDGKRPLPHFPTDTVVLSRYLSKDGTYWHEINSKGITKGELLRFLKHLSINPDNMLIIMHQNMVDTFGAIDMKERLKLVEEAVGLHEYRENILSAMQKLSHTLSEEEAVKRLLEKAEETLKYWEGEYQRLKRRRELEKRKKELEAEYLWSKYLRKEEELQELETDLEELRVQLEELREETGKERRKVEGLEGEISRLEFELEASYEELIAGEKLRAEGEIYLTLAEKLSGITLPFPLSYDRGRVEARIGEIRGRIARLKGELSEKRKAYVDSRVREALLEMRQDLLRKEMDSLSGEMRRVRRELEVLRREAESVGERVETKRKPQEVLEELKIVGAHLSTLGEVSPDVEQMYLNYKATMEELKERAKIAEENRRKALEEVEERKRRWRKEVEKLLHQVREEYVKLLERVNARGDLKLVNPEDIEGAGLELYVGFRGTTPQLLDAYTQSGGERTTAIMFFLLALQKQIKSPVRAVDEFETHLDPRNRETIFRSLIEATKGEKVQYLVITPGYLLGVEEVPNIIMVQNVGGVSQVRVVTGA, from the coding sequence ATGAATACGATCAGGGAGCTCATCCTAGAAAACTTCATGAGCCATTCCTACAGCAGGATCCCCCTCAAGCCAGGGTTGAACCTCATATGTGGTCCCAACGGGGCAGGGAAATCCTCCATCCTCCTGGGACTTTCCGTGGCGCTGGGACAAACCTATACGGAGAGGTCCAGGAAGCTCAGCGACCTGATCCAGAGGGGTAAGGACCTAGCCAGGGTCAGCGTGGTTTTCGATAATTCTCCTACGGACGGAAAGAGGCCCCTCCCCCACTTCCCCACCGACACGGTAGTGCTCTCCCGTTACCTCAGCAAGGATGGGACCTACTGGCACGAGATAAATTCTAAGGGCATCACGAAAGGGGAACTACTCAGGTTCCTGAAACATCTCTCCATCAACCCCGACAACATGCTCATCATCATGCACCAAAATATGGTGGATACCTTCGGAGCCATAGACATGAAGGAAAGGCTGAAGTTGGTGGAGGAGGCCGTGGGGCTGCATGAATACAGGGAAAACATCCTAAGTGCCATGCAAAAGCTCTCCCACACCCTCAGCGAGGAGGAGGCTGTGAAGAGGCTGTTGGAAAAGGCGGAGGAGACCTTGAAGTATTGGGAGGGCGAATACCAGCGCCTGAAGAGGAGGAGGGAACTGGAGAAAAGGAAGAAGGAGCTGGAGGCGGAATACCTTTGGTCCAAGTACCTCAGGAAGGAAGAGGAACTCCAAGAACTGGAGACCGACCTTGAAGAACTGAGAGTCCAATTGGAGGAGCTGAGGGAGGAAACGGGAAAGGAGAGGAGAAAAGTGGAGGGACTGGAAGGAGAAATAAGCAGGTTGGAGTTCGAACTGGAGGCCTCCTACGAGGAACTGATCGCGGGCGAAAAACTCAGGGCGGAAGGGGAAATCTACCTCACCCTGGCCGAAAAACTTTCGGGGATCACGTTGCCCTTCCCCCTCAGTTATGACAGGGGAAGGGTGGAAGCCAGGATAGGGGAGATCAGGGGAAGGATTGCCAGGCTGAAGGGGGAGCTCTCGGAGAAGAGGAAAGCCTACGTGGACAGCAGGGTGAGGGAAGCCCTTCTAGAGATGAGACAGGATCTCCTGCGCAAGGAAATGGACTCCCTCTCTGGGGAGATGAGAAGGGTGAGGAGGGAGCTCGAGGTTCTCAGGAGGGAAGCCGAAAGCGTGGGGGAAAGGGTGGAAACGAAGAGAAAACCCCAAGAGGTGCTGGAGGAGCTGAAGATAGTGGGAGCCCATCTGAGCACCTTGGGAGAGGTTTCACCAGATGTGGAGCAGATGTACCTGAACTACAAGGCCACCATGGAGGAATTGAAGGAGAGGGCAAAAATAGCGGAGGAAAACCGCAGGAAGGCCCTCGAAGAAGTGGAAGAAAGGAAGAGGCGCTGGAGGAAAGAAGTGGAGAAGCTCCTCCATCAGGTGAGGGAAGAATACGTGAAATTGCTGGAAAGGGTGAACGCGAGGGGGGACCTTAAGCTGGTGAATCCCGAGGATATCGAGGGCGCCGGGCTCGAACTCTACGTGGGCTTCAGGGGTACCACCCCCCAGCTCCTCGATGCTTATACCCAGAGCGGTGGTGAGAGAACCACCGCCATCATGTTCTTCCTCCTCGCCCTTCAAAAGCAGATCAAATCCCCCGTCAGGGCGGTGGACGAATTCGAAACCCACCTCGACCCACGCAATAGGGAAACCATCTTCCGTTCTCTCATAGAAGCCACCAAGGGGGAAAAAGTTCAATATTTGGTAATAACTCCGGGCTACCTCTTGGGGGTGGAAGAAGTACCCAACATCATCATGGTCCAAAACGTGGGGGGTGTCTCCCAGGTAAGGGTGGTGACGGGTGCGTAA
- a CDS encoding metalloregulator ArsR/SmtB family transcription factor: MGTRELRVLKCLSDETRYRIFLLLGEGEKCVCELVRELRKEQPLISHHLRLMKKCGLVSSRNEGRRTYYRISKPELSELLEVLKKL, from the coding sequence ATGGGTACCCGAGAACTCAGGGTGCTGAAATGTTTAAGCGACGAGACCAGGTACAGGATCTTCCTCCTTCTGGGGGAGGGGGAAAAGTGCGTGTGCGAGCTGGTGAGGGAACTCAGGAAAGAACAGCCGCTGATCTCCCACCACCTGAGGCTGATGAAGAAGTGCGGTCTGGTCTCCAGCAGGAATGAGGGGAGGAGGACCTACTACAGGATCAGCAAGCCCGAACTTTCAGAGCTCCTGGAGGTCCTCAAGAAGCTCTGA
- a CDS encoding CoA-binding protein, which yields MSCGESKELPKRTLENLRYLFDPQSVAVIGASRSPIKWGSIILKHVIEGGFKGEIYPVNPHEENIMGLKAHPKVPEETDLALIVTPAKTVPSLLRECAERGVKSVVVISAGFKETGKEGEELERELVKIAEEEGLPFVGPNCMGIFSATSSLCALMASVKPLKGNISFLSQSGNLGTQLLDRGTYYHIGFDIFVSTGNEAFLRCEDFIEVLRERKSTKVILTYIEGVKNGRKFFEVARKTTPLKPIIALKVGKTQAGSRAAKSHTGSLSGSTQVYRGVFKQAGVIEVETTEDLLKVAMALEQPLPRNNQVIILTRGGGWGVAATDSCQEGLVEVPPPPPSILEELNSFMPPYWSKGNPIDTVAELDPSLEFKILKTIEKWDAGGLIVLGGLDAYATRFLDPELRKVYVKEVQIPLIKRLIDLNRKGKTVFAVALKPLDKSRSVKLLRKNHIPVYFSPEDAGRAYSKLIEYKKMKEKLEAYG from the coding sequence ATGAGTTGTGGTGAGTCAAAAGAATTACCCAAAAGAACTCTAGAGAATCTAAGATACCTCTTCGATCCCCAATCGGTAGCGGTGATAGGAGCCTCCCGCTCTCCCATCAAGTGGGGAAGTATCATCCTAAAACACGTCATCGAGGGGGGTTTCAAGGGGGAAATATATCCCGTCAATCCCCACGAAGAGAACATTATGGGGCTTAAAGCCCATCCGAAGGTTCCGGAGGAAACGGACCTGGCCCTCATCGTCACCCCTGCCAAAACCGTTCCTTCCCTTTTGAGAGAATGTGCCGAAAGGGGAGTGAAGTCCGTGGTAGTTATTTCGGCGGGTTTCAAGGAAACTGGAAAAGAGGGAGAAGAACTGGAAAGGGAACTCGTGAAAATCGCGGAGGAGGAAGGTTTACCTTTTGTGGGCCCCAACTGCATGGGTATTTTCTCGGCTACTTCTAGCCTCTGTGCCCTCATGGCTTCCGTCAAACCGCTCAAAGGTAATATTTCCTTTCTTTCTCAAAGCGGGAATCTCGGCACCCAGCTGCTCGATCGAGGAACCTACTACCACATAGGTTTTGATATCTTCGTGAGCACCGGGAATGAAGCCTTCCTGAGATGTGAGGACTTCATAGAGGTACTGAGGGAGAGAAAATCCACAAAGGTCATCCTCACTTATATAGAAGGGGTAAAGAACGGCAGGAAATTCTTCGAAGTGGCAAGGAAAACCACTCCCCTCAAACCCATCATAGCCCTTAAAGTGGGAAAGACCCAAGCCGGAAGCAGGGCTGCCAAGTCCCATACGGGTTCTCTTTCGGGCTCCACCCAAGTCTATCGGGGTGTCTTCAAACAGGCGGGGGTAATAGAGGTGGAAACTACCGAAGACCTACTTAAGGTAGCCATGGCCTTGGAGCAACCCCTTCCCAGAAACAACCAAGTGATCATCCTCACCAGGGGAGGAGGATGGGGGGTGGCCGCCACCGATTCCTGCCAAGAAGGTCTGGTGGAGGTACCTCCTCCTCCACCTTCCATCTTGGAAGAGCTGAATTCTTTCATGCCTCCCTACTGGAGCAAAGGTAATCCCATCGATACGGTGGCTGAGTTGGATCCTTCTCTCGAATTCAAAATCCTGAAAACCATAGAGAAATGGGATGCCGGAGGACTCATAGTACTTGGGGGACTGGACGCTTACGCCACCAGATTCCTAGACCCAGAACTGAGGAAAGTTTATGTGAAGGAAGTACAGATCCCCCTCATCAAAAGACTCATAGATCTCAACCGGAAAGGTAAAACTGTCTTCGCCGTTGCTCTTAAACCCTTGGACAAATCCAGATCCGTCAAACTCCTCCGAAAAAACCACATTCCCGTTTACTTCTCACCGGAAGATGCCGGGAGAGCCTATTCCAAATTAATAGAGTACAAGAAGATGAAGGAGAAGTTGGAAGCCTACGGGTGA
- a CDS encoding bile acid:sodium symporter: MILLGVAPCTAMVLVWSYLARGNMGHTLVMTAINSLTMVLLYAPLATFLLGVSGIRVPWETIAFSVMVYICTPLVAGYYTRREVLERKGEEWFSRRLVPALGRMAIAALLITLVILFAYQGHLITEIPGIIGMITAGIFANILLVFGILCGSQDHPLGIRRRRPSRHHSGEQPLRGGHRRGHLPLRGGVWGCPGHGGRGADGGTPHALPGVPLQKNKRFFRLRGEELRWVPENSGC, encoded by the coding sequence ATGATCCTGCTGGGGGTGGCCCCCTGCACGGCCATGGTGCTGGTGTGGAGCTACCTGGCGAGGGGAAACATGGGACACACGCTGGTGATGACCGCCATCAACTCCCTCACCATGGTCTTACTCTACGCCCCCCTCGCCACCTTCCTGCTGGGAGTCTCGGGGATAAGGGTGCCCTGGGAAACCATAGCCTTCTCGGTGATGGTCTACATCTGCACCCCCCTGGTCGCGGGGTACTACACCAGGAGAGAGGTCCTGGAGCGGAAGGGGGAGGAGTGGTTCAGCAGAAGGCTGGTGCCGGCGCTCGGCAGGATGGCCATCGCCGCCCTCCTCATCACCCTAGTGATCCTCTTCGCCTACCAGGGGCACCTCATCACCGAGATACCGGGCATCATAGGGATGATCACCGCCGGGATCTTCGCCAACATCCTCCTGGTCTTCGGCATCCTATGTGGTAGCCAGGATCATCCACTTGGGATACGAAGACGCCGCCCCAGCCGCCATCATAGCGGGGAGCAACCACTTCGAGGTGGCCATCGCCGTGGCCATCTCCCTCTTCGGGGTGGAGTCTGGGGCTGCCCTGGCCACGGTGGTAGGGGTGCTGACGGAGGTACCCCTCATGCTCTTCCTGGTGTTCCTTTGCAGAAAAACAAGAGGTTTTTTCGGCTGAGGGGAGAGGAACTAAGATGGGTACCCGAGAACTCAGGGTGCTGA